Sequence from the Nitrincola iocasae genome:
CAAAAGCGAAAAAAGTACCCTTTACCCTGTGCATTTTGTAAGCGGGTAAACTTGCGCAGATGATGCCGCAGCGCTGAAAACTCGGCGCGTGTCCGGATGAAGATACCGAGTGACTTTTCCCATAGCCCAAGAATGCCTTGGGGACCGGTGAATAATTGCCGTGTCAATCGATGATCCTGCTCCAGTTCGACCAGGTAAGGGGCATGATGGCTAATCTCATCCTGCAGAGTTCCTTGAAACAGTGACTCGTAGTGAAGGCCTGAGGCCTGCAAAATATCGGGCAGCAGGTAAGGCATTTTTGCAGCATCCAGCAAGGCATAGGTTTTCATGACGGGTACAGCTTGCTGATAATGAAGTTGTTCCGCATCGGTAGGGGTTGGCTGACCAAACACAGCATCACGCAGAATATCAGGAACATATTTTTTGGGATCGACACCTAGCTGACTATCTAACGCTTCGATTGGCTCCAGGTGTTCAATTTCAAGAATATTGACCCCTGGCTGTGGCGTGTTGTTCAGCGGTTCGAGAGGACCCAGCACGATGGGACAGGCTTCGCTTAAACTGCATAACAGTACATCACCCCATTCGTCAGGGTGTTTTAAAAGCCACTGGTCGGCTGGAAGAACATCGTTAACCCAATGTAACCAATAGCCATTTTTGGCAATTTCTGTAGAAATTAAGGTCTCAAACTCATTGGCATGATTGCAGAGGGCAGCACTGATGAGTGTAAAAAGATTATCACCCTGGGATAGGTGACAGAAGCCGAGGTAAGGTTTCATATCAACAGGCGCATCCCTAGCCAAAACATAAAATCCATGTATTTTGTATAGCTATTGAATATTCACATAGGGGGTTATCGCTTGTCAATAAACTAAGTGAGTGGGTTGCCATCCACTTAGCAGCCAGCCGTAATCGACTTTAGCAGAAAACATTAGCAGGGGTTTATATTAACTAGACTTTCGTCTAGTATTCTGCAATCCATAAACACTATAAAAAGAGAGCCTCTTATGAGACGCCCTGTTCGTATCGCCATTACCGGTGCCGCTGGTGCCATCAGTAACAGCCTGCTTTTCCAGATCGCCGATGGCAGTATGATGGGAGATGATCAGCCCGTCATCCTGCAATTGATTGAAATGCCTGAACGTATGGAAGCCCTGCGTGGCCTGGCCATGGAGTTGGAAGACTGCGCCTTTCCGTTATTGCACACTATTTCGTTGCACGATAATGTCGAAGAGGGCTTTAACAATGCTCACTATGTATTATTGATCGGGGCTCGTCCTCGTGGGCCGGGTATGGAAAGACGCGACTTGTTGGAAGTGAATGCGGAAATCTTTACCCGTCAGGGCAAGGCCCTCAACGATCACGCTAACCGTGATGTGAAGGTGTTGGTGGTGGGCAACCCGGCGAACACCAATGCGCTGATCGCCAGTCGTAATGCGCCTAAATTGTCGCCATCACAGTTCACTGCCCTGACTCGACTTGATCACAATCGGGCCAAGGGTATCCTGGCTAACCACACAGGGGCTAATCCACTGGATATTGATGGCATCATCATCTGGGGTAACCATTCACCGACTCAGTTTCCTGATCTTTATCATGCCAGTGTGCTGGGGCAGCCTGTTATGGAGCAGATCGATCAGAACTGGTATCAGCAGGAGTTCATCCCCAAGGTACAGACCCGTGGCAGTCAGATTATTGATGCCCGCGGCGTATCCAGTGCCGCATCTGCGGCTCAGGCCGTTATTCATCATATGCGCGACTGGGCGCTCGGCACCCCACCGGGCCAGATTGTTAGTATGGGTATTATCAGTGATGGCAGTTATGGTATTGAGAAAGGGATTTTCTATTCCTTTCCGGTGCGCTGTAACTATGGCCGCTATCAGATCGTTAAAGGGCTGGATCTGAATGAATACAGCCTGGAGATGATGAAGCATACCGAGCAGGAATTGCTGGATGAAAAAGCCGCGGTTAATCATCTGCTACCGACAGAAACCGAGGCGTCACATAACCATCTGACTATCTGCCTGCGCTCGGGGGTGACCCTCTACGCTGACGGCACCG
This genomic interval carries:
- a CDS encoding malate dehydrogenase; protein product: MRRPVRIAITGAAGAISNSLLFQIADGSMMGDDQPVILQLIEMPERMEALRGLAMELEDCAFPLLHTISLHDNVEEGFNNAHYVLLIGARPRGPGMERRDLLEVNAEIFTRQGKALNDHANRDVKVLVVGNPANTNALIASRNAPKLSPSQFTALTRLDHNRAKGILANHTGANPLDIDGIIIWGNHSPTQFPDLYHASVLGQPVMEQIDQNWYQQEFIPKVQTRGSQIIDARGVSSAASAAQAVIHHMRDWALGTPPGQIVSMGIISDGSYGIEKGIFYSFPVRCNYGRYQIVKGLDLNEYSLEMMKHTEQELLDEKAAVNHLLPTETEASHNHLTICLRSGVTLYADGTGPEASFKYLTTNRVL
- a CDS encoding DUF4123 domain-containing protein, which encodes MKPYLGFCHLSQGDNLFTLISAALCNHANEFETLISTEIAKNGYWLHWVNDVLPADQWLLKHPDEWGDVLLCSLSEACPIVLGPLEPLNNTPQPGVNILEIEHLEPIEALDSQLGVDPKKYVPDILRDAVFGQPTPTDAEQLHYQQAVPVMKTYALLDAAKMPYLLPDILQASGLHYESLFQGTLQDEISHHAPYLVELEQDHRLTRQLFTGPQGILGLWEKSLGIFIRTRAEFSALRHHLRKFTRLQNAQGKGYFFRFWEKTSLPALTHGQPAELAEALLQDTSYLGQFWLIPLPEDNKVITCKRHPERHGQPTRPAKITEEILAAFDTNLEQFQDQLMIDNALKHFANNELTPPAPDQAHLLNLLAFLRTEGFSDKEKRQEALDRYTHAYSLGLADQALAIFKESAQGPAIRLWHVNNLIKDSSS